The Clostridioides sp. ES-S-0010-02 genome window below encodes:
- a CDS encoding glycosyltransferase encodes MITISLCMIVKNEEEVIGRCLECVKDLVDEIIVVDTGSTDSTKEIVSKYTDMVYDFEWIDDFSAARNFSFSKASKDYIMWLDADDIILEEDRKELSKVKENLDTSIDMVMAKYNVSFDENGKPTLSYYRERLFKRSSNYKWVDPIHEVIPLVGEIFYSDIAISHKKLHRQDPLRNLRIFEKMISEGRILEPRHQFYYSRELYYNARYKDAIEGFTKFLDSSKGWIEDCISACRDLATCYYLINDEKSALYSLFRSFEFDEPRAEVCCDIGKHLFDRQRYKEAIFWYKVALTRDKNDINGGFKSNDCYGYLPYIQLSVCYDKLGEMDKAISYHEKAKEIKPNDSAILYNENYFSKYKSY; translated from the coding sequence ATGATTACAATAAGTTTGTGCATGATTGTTAAAAATGAAGAAGAAGTTATAGGCAGATGTTTAGAGTGTGTAAAGGATCTAGTAGATGAAATTATAGTTGTAGATACTGGTTCCACAGATTCCACAAAAGAAATAGTTTCAAAATATACAGACATGGTGTACGATTTCGAATGGATAGATGACTTCTCTGCTGCGAGAAATTTTTCATTTTCTAAAGCTTCTAAAGACTATATAATGTGGCTTGATGCAGATGACATAATTTTAGAAGAGGATAGAAAAGAACTATCAAAAGTTAAAGAAAATTTAGATACTTCTATTGATATGGTCATGGCAAAATACAATGTATCATTTGATGAAAACGGAAAACCAACTTTATCATATTATAGAGAACGCTTATTTAAGAGAAGTTCTAATTATAAATGGGTTGACCCTATTCATGAAGTAATACCTCTTGTTGGAGAAATATTTTATTCTGACATTGCAATATCACATAAAAAACTTCATAGACAGGACCCTTTAAGAAATCTCAGAATTTTTGAAAAAATGATTTCAGAAGGTAGGATATTGGAGCCAAGACATCAGTTTTATTACTCAAGAGAATTGTATTATAATGCAAGATATAAAGATGCTATAGAAGGTTTTACTAAGTTTTTAGACTCTTCAAAAGGGTGGATTGAGGATTGTATAAGTGCTTGCAGAGATTTAGCCACATGTTATTACTTAATTAATGATGAAAAAAGTGCCTTATATTCTTTATTTAGAAGCTTTGAATTTGATGAGCCAAGAGCAGAAGTTTGCTGTGATATAGGAAAGCACTTGTTTGATAGACAAAGATATAAAGAAGCTATTTTTTGGTATAAAGTAGCATTAACTAGAGATAAAAATGACATTAATGGAGGATTTAAGTCAAATGATTGTTATGGATACTTACCATATATACAATTAAGTGTATGCTATGACAAACTAGGAGAAATGGATAAAGCGATATCTTATCATGAAAAAGCAAAAGAAATCAAACCTAACGATAGTGCTATTTTGTACAATGAAAATTATTTTAGTAAATATAAAAGTTATTGA
- a CDS encoding DUF1062 domain-containing protein, with product MQKITWEIEYKSQLPVIRYCKKCGKKTEYICSDLFRVNAQHKYLDIWLIYKCSNCDSTWNSTIYSRINPKNLNPEILEQFYTNDYNLVKQYAMNVEFLHRNGAKVGIPEYKIVGQDICIDDSTQIRITSKYPCQLKVSTLLREKLGISRKVFEDMLDCGMIKSISGVDLRRSKLNYEIVLQIGKSKQ from the coding sequence ATGCAAAAAATTACTTGGGAGATTGAGTATAAATCCCAATTGCCAGTAATTAGGTACTGTAAAAAATGTGGGAAAAAGACTGAATACATCTGTTCAGATTTATTTAGAGTGAATGCCCAACATAAGTATTTAGATATTTGGTTAATATATAAATGCTCAAATTGTGATTCAACATGGAATTCAACTATATATTCTCGTATTAATCCAAAAAACTTAAATCCAGAGATATTAGAACAATTTTATACGAATGATTATAATCTTGTTAAACAATATGCTATGAATGTTGAGTTTTTACATAGAAATGGGGCGAAAGTTGGCATCCCAGAATATAAAATAGTAGGTCAAGATATTTGTATTGATGACTCTACACAAATTCGTATTACAAGTAAGTATCCATGTCAATTAAAGGTATCCACGTTATTACGTGAGAAGCTTGGCATATCTAGAAAGGTCTTTGAAGACATGTTAGACTGTGGGATGATAAAAAGTATATCTGGAGTTGACCTAAGGAGAAGTAAGTTAAATTATGAGATTGTGTTACAAATTGGAAAGAGTAAACAATAA
- a CDS encoding DUF3021 family protein, producing the protein MNLINTLKYVVRYFCMITTGVLISVFTSCLVFSPDEKFSINIFQQILLIALVTSLSTLIFYSKRELGRKELLIRQVIHIIFLFVFVLWFSFKSNWIDSGHIFQTLFIALSIFIIYLCITLATCKRDKEESILLNKGLKEYRKNKISK; encoded by the coding sequence ATGAATTTAATAAATACACTAAAGTATGTAGTTCGTTATTTTTGTATGATAACTACAGGAGTTTTAATATCTGTTTTTACTTCTTGTTTAGTATTTAGCCCTGATGAGAAATTTAGTATAAATATTTTCCAACAGATTTTATTAATTGCATTGGTCACATCTCTATCCACATTAATTTTTTATTCAAAACGAGAACTAGGTAGAAAAGAGTTACTAATTCGCCAAGTAATTCATATAATTTTTCTATTTGTTTTCGTTCTGTGGTTTTCATTTAAAAGTAATTGGATTGATAGTGGTCATATTTTTCAAACTCTGTTTATAGCACTATCTATATTTATTATCTATCTTTGTATAACACTTGCTACTTGTAAAAGAGATAAGGAAGAATCTATTTTATTAAATAAAGGTTTGAAAGAATATAGGAAAAATAAAATTAGTAAATAA
- a CDS encoding spore surface glycoprotein BclB, giving the protein MSRNKYFGPFDGNNHDNNYDDCNSSCDSCNSCDCHHGCPPSCIGPTGPMGPRGRTGPTGPTGPTGPMGPTGATGNTGVTGNTGATGLIGPTGPTGSVGPTGATGATGFGVTGPTGPTGATGNTGADGVTGPTGPTGVTGANGITGPTGITGATGFGVTGPTGPTGATGVGITGATGLIGPTGATGTPGATGPTGVTGATGADGLAGPTGPTGATGTPGATGVTGPTGATGDTGADGVTGPTGPTGVTGADGLAGPTGPTGATGVGITGATGLIGPTGATGTPGATGPTGPTGATGANGLIGPTGATGNTGADGATGPTGPTGATGDTGANGLVGPTGPTGAAGAAGATGPTGPTGATGVGITGVTGATGATGPTGADGLVGPTGATGNTGADGVPGPTGPTGATGNTGADGATGPTGATGNTGADGLVGPTGATGNTGAAGATGVTGPTGATGNTGADGATGPTGATGNTGADGATGPTGATGNTGAAGATGVTGVTGPTGATGPTGATGIPGASAIIPFASGIPLALTTIAGGLVGTPGFVGFGSSAPGLSIVGGVIDLTNAAGTLTNFAFSMPRAGTITSISAYFSTTAALSLIGSTVTITATLYESTAPNNSFTAVPGATVTLAPPLTGILSLGSVSNGIVTGLNISVTAQTRFLLVFTATASGLSLVNTVAGYASAGISIN; this is encoded by the coding sequence ATGAGTAGAAATAAATATTTTGGCCCATTTGATGGTAATAACCATGATAACAACTATGATGATTGCAATAGCAGTTGTGATAGTTGTAATAGTTGTGACTGTCATCATGGTTGCCCACCATCATGTATAGGTCCAACAGGTCCAATGGGTCCAAGAGGTAGAACAGGTCCAACAGGCCCAACAGGTCCAACCGGACCAATGGGTCCAACAGGAGCAACAGGAAACACAGGAGTAACAGGAAACACAGGAGCAACAGGGTTAATAGGTCCAACAGGTCCAACAGGGTCAGTAGGTCCAACAGGAGCGACAGGAGCAACAGGATTTGGAGTAACAGGCCCAACAGGTCCAACGGGAGCAACAGGAAATACAGGAGCAGATGGAGTAACAGGCCCAACAGGTCCAACAGGAGTAACAGGAGCAAATGGAATAACAGGTCCAACAGGGATAACAGGAGCAACAGGATTTGGAGTAACAGGCCCAACAGGTCCAACAGGAGCAACAGGAGTAGGAATAACAGGAGCAACAGGTTTAATAGGTCCAACAGGAGCAACAGGGACACCTGGAGCAACAGGTCCAACAGGAGTAACAGGAGCAACAGGAGCAGATGGATTGGCAGGTCCAACAGGTCCAACAGGAGCAACAGGAACACCTGGAGCGACAGGAGTAACAGGTCCAACAGGAGCAACAGGAGATACAGGAGCAGATGGAGTAACAGGCCCAACAGGTCCAACAGGAGTAACAGGAGCAGATGGACTGGCAGGTCCAACAGGTCCAACAGGAGCAACAGGAGTAGGAATAACAGGAGCAACAGGTTTAATAGGTCCAACAGGAGCAACAGGAACACCTGGAGCGACAGGTCCAACAGGCCCAACAGGAGCAACAGGAGCAAATGGATTGATAGGCCCAACAGGAGCAACAGGAAATACAGGGGCAGATGGAGCAACAGGTCCAACAGGTCCAACAGGAGCAACAGGAGATACAGGAGCAAATGGATTAGTAGGTCCAACAGGTCCAACAGGAGCAGCAGGAGCAGCTGGAGCAACAGGTCCAACAGGTCCAACAGGAGCAACAGGGGTAGGAATAACAGGAGTGACAGGAGCAACAGGAGCAACAGGCCCAACAGGAGCAGATGGATTAGTAGGTCCAACAGGAGCAACAGGAAACACAGGAGCAGATGGAGTACCAGGTCCAACAGGTCCAACAGGAGCAACAGGAAATACAGGAGCAGATGGAGCAACAGGCCCAACAGGAGCAACAGGAAATACAGGGGCAGATGGATTGGTAGGTCCAACAGGAGCAACAGGAAATACAGGAGCAGCTGGAGCAACAGGAGTAACAGGCCCAACAGGAGCAACAGGAAATACAGGAGCAGATGGAGCAACAGGCCCAACAGGTGCAACAGGAAATACAGGAGCAGATGGAGCAACAGGCCCAACAGGTGCAACAGGAAATACAGGAGCAGCTGGAGCAACAGGAGTAACAGGAGTAACAGGTCCAACAGGAGCAACAGGTCCAACAGGGGCAACAGGAATACCAGGAGCTAGTGCTATAATACCTTTTGCATCAGGTATACCACTAGCACTTACAACTATAGCTGGTGGATTAGTGGGCACACCAGGATTTGTAGGTTTTGGAAGTTCAGCTCCAGGCCTAAGTATAGTTGGTGGAGTAATAGACCTTACAAATGCAGCAGGAACATTGACTAACTTTGCATTTTCAATGCCAAGAGCTGGAACAATAACATCTATTTCAGCATATTTTAGTACAACAGCAGCGCTTTCACTTATTGGTTCAACAGTCACAATTACAGCTACACTTTATGAATCAACTGCACCAAACAACTCATTTACAGCTGTACCAGGAGCAACAGTTACACTGGCTCCACCACTTACAGGTATATTATCACTTGGTTCAGTTTCTAATGGAATTGTAACAGGATTAAATATATCAGTAACAGCACAAACTAGATTCTTACTAGTATTTACAGCGACAGCGTCAGGACTTTCATTAGTTAATACTGTAGCAGGATATGCAAGTGCAGGAATTTCGATTAACTAA
- a CDS encoding DUF2284 domain-containing protein yields MKKYFEILKSSGADIAVSIDPKTIVTAAWTIYKCQFGCNTYGHSHCCPPNTPTYQQTQAIIDCYKKAILFRCHKMSIVTPLAVEIARELFLDGYYKSIAFGSGPCTKCAKCNPDTCSFPNKTAPSMEACGIDVFATVRSNGLEINTLREKGEIQNHFGLLLVD; encoded by the coding sequence ATGAAAAAATACTTTGAAATATTAAAATCTAGTGGAGCTGACATTGCAGTTTCAATAGACCCTAAAACGATTGTCACAGCAGCATGGACAATTTATAAGTGTCAGTTTGGTTGTAATACATATGGTCATAGTCATTGTTGTCCACCCAATACTCCAACCTATCAACAGACGCAAGCAATAATAGATTGTTACAAAAAAGCTATTTTATTTCGATGTCATAAAATGAGTATTGTTACTCCTTTAGCTGTTGAAATAGCAAGAGAACTTTTTTTAGATGGATATTATAAATCAATTGCTTTTGGAAGTGGCCCTTGTACAAAGTGTGCTAAATGTAATCCTGATACTTGTAGTTTTCCTAACAAGACTGCTCCATCAATGGAAGCATGTGGTATTGATGTTTTTGCTACAGTAAGGTCAAATGGACTTGAAATAAATACTTTACGAGAAAAAGGAGAAATTCAAAACCACTTTGGCTTATTATTAGTTGATTAA
- a CDS encoding response regulator transcription factor, translating into MSKILVVDDELDMLKLIENILKRDGHEVKVISDVENILDIDYNPFNLIILDVMMPKMDGFEVCKIIRNKVDCPILFLTAKNMESDVMYGLGIGADDYITKPFGVGELRARINAHLRRENREKKNSLTISNVQFNFLGKEISVDNNKINFTKSEYLICEFLAKNKGQVFSKERIYEHIYGFDGESDISVITEHIKNIRSKLKSYDIYTIETVWGIGYKWI; encoded by the coding sequence ATGTCTAAGATACTAGTAGTAGATGATGAATTAGATATGTTAAAGTTAATTGAAAATATATTAAAAAGAGATGGGCATGAAGTAAAGGTAATTAGTGATGTAGAAAACATTCTTGATATTGATTATAATCCTTTTAATCTAATAATATTAGATGTAATGATGCCCAAAATGGATGGTTTTGAAGTATGTAAAATTATAAGAAATAAGGTTGATTGTCCAATATTGTTTTTGACAGCTAAAAATATGGAAAGTGATGTTATGTATGGTCTTGGTATAGGGGCAGATGATTATATTACAAAGCCTTTTGGTGTAGGTGAGTTAAGAGCCAGAATAAATGCTCATTTGAGAAGAGAAAATAGAGAGAAAAAAAATTCATTAACTATATCAAATGTTCAATTTAATTTTTTGGGAAAAGAAATTTCTGTTGATAATAATAAGATAAATTTTACTAAGAGTGAGTACCTAATATGTGAATTTCTAGCAAAAAATAAGGGACAAGTCTTTTCAAAAGAAAGAATATATGAGCATATATATGGATTTGATGGAGAAAGTGATATAAGTGTTATTACAGAACACATAAAAAATATACGAAGCAAGTTGAAATCTTATGATATTTATACAATAGAGACTGTATGGGGGATAGGATATAAGTGGATATAA
- a CDS encoding helix-turn-helix transcriptional regulator: protein MEIIDYIEEHLTENLNLDKMADVASYSKYHLHRMFTNIVGCTMYQYIKRRRLTEAARQLVFTDKYIIDIALTVGYATHQSFTLAFKTLYKESPQVYRSKDEFYPIQQRFVLNPNHQIQNVDCISYTSISYERRRDEINSYLNFNINCEVKVA, encoded by the coding sequence ATGGAAATCATTGATTATATAGAAGAACATCTTACAGAAAATCTAAATCTAGATAAAATGGCTGATGTTGCTAGTTATTCAAAATATCACTTACACAGAATGTTTACAAACATTGTGGGATGTACTATGTATCAATATATTAAAAGAAGGAGACTTACTGAAGCAGCTAGACAACTTGTATTTACAGATAAATACATTATAGATATAGCTCTTACAGTTGGATATGCTACACACCAGTCTTTCACATTAGCATTTAAAACTTTATATAAAGAATCTCCACAAGTATATAGAAGTAAAGATGAATTTTATCCTATTCAACAAAGATTTGTTTTAAATCCAAATCATCAAATCCAAAATGTAGATTGTATTTCTTATACAAGTATTAGTTATGAACGAAGAAGAGATGAAATCAATTCTTATCTCAACTTTAATATTAATTGTGAGGTGAAAGTAGCATGA
- a CDS encoding flippase-like domain-containing protein — protein MDKLKNIRKSLLQYTFLFLLIGITIYLVFKTLDIKMLSNVITMVDKKFLFVGALAIMSHIMLEGLVMKIIIESTHKVNIRFIGFKLAIMGFYYNLITPFASGSQPVQIYVLKKCKMPLSKASAVVTNKSIIFQIVVTVYCTILVLMNLAMLEKQMKVIMPLVFLGIAINSFVLIMIILVILNPQKIKYFMRVSVKYLSKFKFLRFLESKVDSIENFIDDYSKAISFFAKNKKVLILTIIVTFIQLSAYFSVSFWIYKAFNLQGYSYIYILTLQAFLYMAISPIPTPGNVGANELAFFTIFKSVFPQPLMGYAVFLYGGFMYYLILIGSGIFTVITHYRMKNRIGRNAILSEN, from the coding sequence ATGGATAAACTAAAAAATATTAGAAAGAGTCTACTACAGTATACATTTTTATTTTTATTAATAGGTATAACAATTTACTTGGTATTTAAAACATTAGATATTAAGATGTTATCAAATGTTATAACTATGGTAGATAAAAAGTTTTTATTTGTAGGGGCTTTGGCAATAATGTCTCACATAATGCTTGAAGGATTAGTAATGAAGATAATTATAGAAAGTACTCACAAAGTCAATATTAGATTTATTGGTTTCAAGCTAGCCATTATGGGATTTTATTATAATCTAATAACTCCATTTGCTTCAGGAAGCCAACCAGTACAAATATATGTACTTAAAAAATGCAAAATGCCACTTAGTAAAGCAAGTGCAGTTGTTACAAATAAGTCTATTATTTTTCAAATAGTAGTTACTGTTTATTGCACAATATTAGTATTAATGAATCTAGCTATGCTAGAAAAACAAATGAAAGTAATCATGCCCTTAGTGTTTCTAGGAATAGCAATTAATTCATTTGTTTTAATTATGATAATTTTAGTTATTTTAAATCCTCAAAAAATAAAATATTTTATGAGAGTTTCAGTAAAATATTTATCAAAATTTAAGTTTTTAAGATTCCTAGAGAGTAAAGTAGACTCTATAGAAAATTTTATAGATGATTATAGTAAAGCAATAAGTTTTTTTGCTAAAAATAAAAAAGTATTGATTTTAACTATTATAGTGACTTTTATTCAATTAAGTGCTTACTTTAGTGTATCATTTTGGATATATAAAGCATTTAATTTACAAGGTTATAGTTATATTTATATATTAACACTACAAGCTTTTTTATATATGGCAATATCTCCAATACCAACACCTGGTAATGTAGGAGCTAATGAATTAGCATTTTTCACTATATTTAAATCAGTATTTCCTCAACCTCTAATGGGTTATGCAGTATTTTTATATGGTGGATTTATGTACTATTTGATTCTGATTGGAAGTGGTATCTTTACTGTAATCACTCACTATAGAATGAAAAATAGAATTGGTAGAAATGCCATTTTAAGTGAAAATTAG
- the clpP gene encoding ATP-dependent Clp endopeptidase proteolytic subunit ClpP: MSLVPHVIEQTGQGERSYDIYSKLLKDRIIFIGEEINDAIASLVVAQLLFLESEDPDADITIYINSPGGAVTSGFAIYDTMNYVRCDVSTICIGMAASMSAFLLSGGTKGKRYALPNAEIMIHQPMGGAKGQATDVKIAVDNMLRTKEKLDRILSENTGKSIEDIRVDTDRDNFMTAKEAKEYGLIDHIMEKCE, from the coding sequence ATGAGTTTAGTACCACATGTAATTGAACAGACAGGTCAAGGTGAAAGGTCTTATGATATATATTCAAAACTATTAAAAGATAGAATTATATTTATAGGCGAAGAAATTAATGATGCTATTGCAAGTTTAGTAGTAGCTCAATTACTATTCTTAGAATCAGAAGACCCAGATGCAGATATAACTATATATATAAATAGCCCAGGAGGGGCTGTAACATCAGGGTTTGCTATATACGATACTATGAACTATGTAAGATGTGATGTATCAACTATTTGTATTGGTATGGCTGCAAGTATGAGCGCTTTTTTACTTTCTGGAGGTACAAAAGGAAAAAGATATGCCTTACCTAATGCAGAAATTATGATACATCAACCTATGGGTGGAGCTAAAGGGCAAGCAACAGATGTAAAAATAGCAGTAGATAATATGTTGAGAACAAAGGAAAAATTAGATAGAATTCTTTCTGAGAATACTGGAAAATCAATAGAAGATATTAGAGTAGATACAGATAGAGATAATTTTATGACTGCAAAGGAAGCTAAAGAATATGGATTGATTGATCATATAATGGAGAAGTGTGAGTAG
- a CDS encoding DUF3786 domain-containing protein has product MDKNIKTSNYNVPFDYARKKLKELDPHTISNLSNIDFNSDSSKFTIDFFGRQYIVDYPSGEVWNSNGSLCKNFELKILMLRYLCNSKGIPLTNKYITFKEVPGGNVYYPNFLNRTLARLSEIFTSKIDKYKLVMENIGAEKVKMGDLAYKFTYIGNTSMIFILWFGDDEFPPNSNILFDSNIIYYFNAEDLAVVPDTAIDAILNKVNQL; this is encoded by the coding sequence ATGGATAAAAATATCAAAACAAGTAATTATAATGTTCCATTTGATTATGCACGAAAAAAACTCAAAGAATTAGACCCTCATACAATTAGTAATTTAAGTAATATTGACTTTAATAGTGATTCAAGCAAATTTACTATTGATTTTTTTGGTAGACAGTATATAGTTGATTATCCGAGTGGAGAAGTTTGGAATAGCAATGGAAGTCTCTGTAAAAATTTCGAACTTAAGATTCTAATGCTTAGGTATTTGTGTAATTCTAAAGGTATACCTCTTACAAATAAATATATAACTTTTAAAGAAGTTCCTGGAGGCAATGTCTATTATCCTAACTTTCTAAATAGAACTCTAGCAAGACTTTCAGAAATCTTTACATCTAAAATAGATAAATATAAACTGGTCATGGAGAATATTGGAGCTGAAAAAGTAAAGATGGGTGACCTAGCTTATAAGTTTACATACATAGGTAATACTTCTATGATATTTATACTTTGGTTTGGAGATGATGAATTTCCACCAAATTCAAATATATTATTTGACTCTAATATAATTTATTATTTTAATGCAGAAGACTTAGCAGTTGTTCCTGACACAGCTATAGATGCAATTTTGAATAAAGTAAATCAATTATAA
- a CDS encoding epoxyqueuosine reductase, producing MKNRIEKLMNNFVKDYYNSNDVTQKWQELLFAYASAEDEMFYQLKNIVGTSHAMPKDFLKDGKTIITYFIPFDKNINNSNIGGLECSESWARAYIETNKLISDLNNFLCEELGNMGFDSYAIPGSYNFDNDKLISDWSQRHVAFIAGLGTFGLNNMLITEKGCCGRIGSIITSLKLEPTKRPEKEYCLYKHNNSCKKCVSKCVKEALKEDGFDRNKCYEMCMINEKKYSYIGGCDICGKCIVGVPCSVINPSM from the coding sequence ATGAAAAATAGAATTGAAAAATTAATGAATAACTTTGTAAAAGATTATTATAATTCAAATGATGTGACTCAAAAGTGGCAAGAGCTTTTATTTGCCTATGCTTCTGCTGAAGATGAAATGTTTTATCAGTTAAAAAATATTGTAGGAACATCTCATGCTATGCCAAAAGATTTTTTAAAAGATGGTAAGACTATAATTACATATTTTATACCCTTTGATAAAAACATAAATAATAGTAATATTGGAGGGCTCGAATGTTCAGAAAGTTGGGCAAGAGCTTATATAGAAACTAATAAATTGATTTCCGATTTAAATAATTTTTTATGTGAAGAGCTAGGCAACATGGGATTTGACTCCTATGCTATTCCTGGGTCATATAATTTTGATAATGATAAATTGATTAGTGATTGGTCACAAAGACATGTAGCATTCATAGCAGGTCTTGGAACTTTTGGTCTAAACAATATGCTTATTACAGAAAAAGGATGTTGTGGAAGGATAGGAAGTATAATCACAAGCTTAAAGTTAGAACCAACTAAAAGACCAGAAAAGGAATACTGCTTGTATAAACATAATAATAGTTGTAAAAAGTGTGTAAGTAAATGTGTGAAAGAAGCTTTAAAAGAAGATGGGTTTGATAGAAATAAGTGTTATGAAATGTGTATGATAAATGAGAAAAAATATTCTTATATAGGTGGATGTGATATCTGTGGAAAATGTATAGTTGGAGTTCCATGTTCAGTAATAAACCCATCAATGTAA